Genomic DNA from Thermoflexus hugenholtzii JAD2:
CCAGAAAGAAGGCCTTCGGGTCGCCGGTGAAATCCCGCTGGTCCGCCTTGACGGGGCGCACCCGGCTCAGGTCCTCCGGGCTAAGCACATTGGAGTAGAAGAGCTGGGTGCGGACGCCGACGGCTTCAAGGAGGAGACGCGTGCCCAAGGGCTGCACCGAGAGCACCCGCACCGGCTCGCTCCAAAAAGGCGACTCCAGGATCTGACCCGGGACGAGGTCCATAACCCCAACCCTCTCTATCCTCTATGCTGGCGCCGTCACAAGCAGGCCCGAAGCGTTCTCCTCCCACTTTGCGCTGCAAGCGCTCTGGCCAGGACCAGGGGGCGGCTTAAGCGAAGAACATCATAACACAGTTGGGACTGTCGCTTAAAGAGCCATAGACCTGCCAGCGCCCTCTCACCGCTCGCACCCGATCCCGTCCTTGTCCCCATCGAAGCGATGCGGATCCCCGTAGCGGTGGTCCACCGGGAAGTTGCGGTAGGGGATGTCCCCGCAGTCCAGATCCGGCGGCGGAGGAGGGATGCACACCGTGGGATAGGCCGGATGGCAGTTCCCCCGCTCCGGCGTCGGCGCCGGCGTCCGGGTTGGCTGGATCCGGATTGGCGTCGCTGTAGGCGGAGGCAAACCCCACAGCCCCCGACCGGCCGAGCGGGCCTCCCGCTCCGCCGCCAGGAACGTCTGCGCGCAGGAAACATCCGGCGGCACAGTCATGACCTGGGCGTAGCCCCCCTCCACCAGGGCGCGGTTGACGAAGACATCCCCCGCGAAGACGTAGCGCAGAAGCCTCCCGTAGCGGTCCGTCTCGGAGACGTCCCGCACCAGCCGCAGCGGCCCGCTCCCTAAAAGCCGCCGGTTGGCCGCGGTGGCCTCGGCGTAGAAGGCCTGACCCCGCTCCGGCGCGTCGATCCCGATGTAGCGCACCCGGTAAGTCCGGCCCTCGATCTGCACATCGATGGTGTCCCCGTCGAGGATTCGGACCAGCCGGGCTGGCTGCACGGGGCGGCCAGGCGGGACGCAGTCCGCCCCCGGCAGGGACCGCAGGGCCTCTGAGCGGGGTGCCGGAGCGGACATCGGACTCAGGGTTGGCGGCGGCGGGGCGGGAGTGGGTATGGGCGATACTGCTGGCGCGATGGCGGTCGTCGGGGAAGCCAGGGGAACCACCTGGGTCGCAGGAGGGAAGATCATGATGGACGTGGGGATCATGACGGATGCCTCCGGCGATCGGGCGGGCACCGGAGCAGGTCCTGGCGCGCAGGCGACCAGCATCAGCCCCAGCAAGACACGGATCTCCGGGAGCTCCCCAACGATCCTCCAGAGCCAGGACAACGAGATCATCTCTCAACTCCGATCCATGCTCTTACCAATTGATCATTGCTGATCCATCTGCGCCCTTCAACAACTTGTTCAGGAAATCTCGAGCTAAGCCGCGGCGTAACTCGTCGTGGCAAAACTGGTTATAGTAATTGCGTAGGCACTGATAGCAACTGGTGTCCTCTCCGCATTCGCAGCGGTGTACCCGATGCCAAGCGGCCCCGAAGACAGGGAGAGGGTCGTCCAGAATTCGCCGCACCAGCGCCGCGCCCCCGGGGACGTCGTCAAAGAGGACCAGGGCCGGGCTGGGGCTGTCAGGATAGGGATAGAGGGTGCCGTTGAGGTCCTCACGCGGGATGCCCAACGCCTCGCTGGCCCCCTCCAGCAGGGCGTAGAGAACGGAGAGCCACAGGCTCCGATCCGGGGACCGGGCCAGCGGCCCATGGAAGCGGAGTTCCAGGACGTCGGTGATGAATTCGTGGCCCAGGTGGTAGGTCTCAATCTTGCCCTTGCAAGAACGGCCAGAACGGGGATCGGTGTGACCGTCGTTTTGCTTTTGCGGAGTGGCTCCCTGAGCGGGAGCCGGTTTGGCCCAGCCGCATTGGGTGCAGACCCGGAAGCCCCGTCCGGCCAGGCCGTTGTTGACCAGGGCCAGTTTGCCGTAGCGGGAATATCGGGCCAGGACGCGGACGGAGGGGCCGGAGAGGGCGTCCACCACCTGAAACGTCTCCGGTTCCCGCTCGTACTCGGCGAAGTAGGGGCGGGTGGCGTAGAAGCGCTCCGGGCGGTCCTCCCCCGGCTCGGCGGTCTCCCGGGCCGCCAGAAAGCCGAATTCGGGGATGAGGAAGCGGCCGTAGAGTCGCTGTCCGCCGGAGAAAAGGGGAGACCCACAGACGGTGCAGGTCCGCTGGGGCAGTTGCTCCGGCGCGCTGTGGTAACGGCCGCACTCCGGACAGACGGCGTACTCTTTGATCTGCCAGTTCCGTCCCGGAGGCCGGTAGATGCCCGCGCAGGTCCAGAGCCGTTTGGCGGCCACCACCTGCCCGCCCGGGGCATACTCGGCGATGGCGATGCGCAGGTCCCGCTGCAGTTCCACCCGCGCGGCCTCCCGGTCCGGGACGTGGGCGACGCGCAGTTCCACCACGTCGGTGGGGAAGCCGTACTTGGGCAGGACGTTGCGGGAGCCCAGGAATCCCAGGAGTTCCCGGCCCCAGACGGTGCGGGCCACTTCGGCGTACCGCTCCGCCTCCCGATACTGCCGCGCGGCGGCGGCCTCCTGCTCGAGTCTCCGGTAGAGGTCCAGGTCGCCCACCACCTCCCGCGCCGCCAAGTCCAGGATGCCGTCCCCCTGGTCGTTCAGCAGTCGGGGGAGCCACCCCCAGTCCCGCAGGCCCAGTTCCTCCTGCATGGGGGAGGGGACGATGCGGTAGAGGGCATCGGTCACCTCCTTCGGGCGGCGGGCGACGTAGGCCCGCAGGAGCTCGGGGCCGCCGGGGCCGGATTCAGGGGCGAAGAAGTCCCCCACGGTGCGGAAGAGGCGGCCGTAGGTATCCCGGGCCCAGCGGAAGAAGGCAGCCAGGAGGACGGAGTGGACGTGGCGGCGGACGATTTTCTCGTTCTCCACGGCGACCAGGGGCGGGTGGATGTGGCCTGCTACCAGCCGGGTGGGGTCGCTGAAGTGGCTGAGGTCGTGGGAGCGGCGCTGGGCGAAGGTGAGGGCAATGGCAGCCGTGTCGGTCCGGCGCCCGGCCCGGCCGGCCCGCTGCAGGTAGTTGGCGGTGGTGGGGGGAACGTTGCGCATCAGGACCACCTGCAGGCTGCCCAGGTCCACGCCCAGCTCAAAGGTGGTGGA
This window encodes:
- a CDS encoding thermonuclease family protein, with amino-acid sequence MISLSWLWRIVGELPEIRVLLGLMLVACAPGPAPVPARSPEASVMIPTSIMIFPPATQVVPLASPTTAIAPAVSPIPTPAPPPPTLSPMSAPAPRSEALRSLPGADCVPPGRPVQPARLVRILDGDTIDVQIEGRTYRVRYIGIDAPERGQAFYAEATAANRRLLGSGPLRLVRDVSETDRYGRLLRYVFAGDVFVNRALVEGGYAQVMTVPPDVSCAQTFLAAEREARSAGRGLWGLPPPTATPIRIQPTRTPAPTPERGNCHPAYPTVCIPPPPPDLDCGDIPYRNFPVDHRYGDPHRFDGDKDGIGCER